The following are encoded in a window of Providencia rettgeri genomic DNA:
- a CDS encoding fimbrial protein, with amino-acid sequence MLNTQRNKFHLFLASLLLTSTMQSFAGNKLEIFADITSVGECEITVSPSNIEFTRKPAIAEFKPNDAVDLTPIEFEYQCRDYETTVMPEIKVTGSVSSDPNVFLTPDPTGAKGVGFMLKNGNLPNKLGFYTAGTTLRNNESFYLPAGSTSGSQPMTIGFVRQSGNNAVTAGSVKASILFTVVMP; translated from the coding sequence ATGTTGAACACTCAACGCAATAAGTTTCACTTATTCTTGGCCAGTTTGTTATTAACATCAACAATGCAGTCCTTCGCAGGAAATAAATTAGAAATTTTTGCGGATATAACAAGCGTTGGAGAATGTGAGATTACAGTTTCACCTTCTAACATTGAATTTACCCGCAAACCAGCCATTGCTGAGTTTAAACCAAATGATGCTGTTGATCTTACGCCTATAGAATTTGAATACCAATGCCGGGATTATGAAACAACAGTCATGCCAGAAATTAAGGTGACGGGTTCTGTATCTTCTGATCCAAATGTATTTTTAACACCTGACCCAACGGGCGCTAAAGGTGTCGGCTTTATGCTAAAAAATGGCAATTTGCCAAACAAATTAGGATTTTATACAGCGGGAACAACATTACGTAATAATGAAAGTTTTTATTTACCCGCAGGCAGTACATCTGGTTCGCAACCAATGACAATTGGGTTTGTGCGCCAATCAGGAAATAATGCTGTAACGGCAGGTTCCGTAAAAGCATCTATTTTATTCACGGTTGTCATGCCATAA
- a CDS encoding molecular chaperone, whose protein sequence is MRLMTITKYSLMSMMLFVSEITSSSAAGVGLNSTRVIFPQNSQSVPVTIRNSTEKEEYLVQVYITKTASDSAQETVFDVLPPMFYLKSAEQRDVRIAETTKSSALPKDRESVYYLHARSIPRSEKDAELGANKMKGDVKIALESIIKVFYRPTGLTQSSDQAQSGLTFSPVQGGLKVTNNSPYFVTLSSLKIGNQQIEISSEKNNTMLAPFSDMTYPTSLNKGKISWSTINDLGGYVEHSTQ, encoded by the coding sequence ATGCGTTTGATGACAATCACAAAATATTCATTAATGAGTATGATGCTTTTTGTATCTGAAATAACCAGCTCCTCCGCAGCTGGCGTCGGTCTTAACAGCACTCGCGTTATTTTCCCACAAAATAGCCAATCTGTTCCTGTGACTATTCGTAATAGTACAGAGAAGGAAGAGTACCTCGTACAAGTCTATATCACGAAAACGGCAAGTGACTCTGCTCAAGAAACCGTATTTGATGTGCTTCCTCCTATGTTCTATTTAAAATCAGCAGAACAACGCGATGTCCGTATTGCAGAAACGACCAAATCATCTGCACTCCCGAAAGATCGTGAATCCGTTTACTATTTACACGCCCGCTCGATCCCACGCAGTGAGAAAGACGCTGAACTGGGGGCGAACAAAATGAAAGGTGATGTAAAAATAGCCCTAGAAAGTATCATTAAAGTGTTTTATCGACCAACGGGATTAACACAATCATCCGACCAAGCACAATCAGGGCTAACATTTTCACCCGTTCAAGGTGGGTTAAAAGTCACCAATAATTCACCGTATTTCGTTACATTGAGTTCATTAAAAATCGGCAATCAACAGATTGAAATTTCATCAGAAAAAAATAATACCATGCTGGCACCTTTTAGCGATATGACTTATCCAACATCCCTAAATAAAGGCAAAATTTCATGGTCAACTATTAATGATTTAGGAGGATATGTTGAACACTCAACGCAATAA
- a CDS encoding molecular chaperone: MRKNIFSAFYLTSAFALLMSIHPKAEAGLILEQTRIIWDSRSKQEDISLKNNSNDIYLIQTGVFESPTGQIQSDYFIVTPPLYRLNPNSQQTMKIIPQNKIEQLPKDQESLFYFSAIGIPGVSSDENENSTARLSIGTRLVIKLFYRPEGLQQSSDEAIKSLRFNTQNKNLCIENPSEYFVTLSSININNQQYDQAAGVMIAPKSKYSLAVPTQLAQSTKVSWTAINDYGGDSEAYSAVLASGKDTLCQ, translated from the coding sequence ATGCGTAAAAACATATTTTCAGCATTTTATTTAACAAGTGCTTTTGCGCTATTAATGAGCATTCACCCTAAGGCTGAAGCTGGACTGATCTTAGAACAAACAAGAATTATTTGGGATAGTCGTTCAAAACAAGAAGACATTTCTCTAAAAAATAACAGTAACGATATTTATTTAATACAAACTGGGGTATTTGAATCTCCAACAGGACAGATTCAGTCAGATTATTTTATCGTGACTCCCCCACTGTATCGTTTAAATCCAAATAGCCAACAAACGATGAAAATTATTCCTCAAAATAAAATAGAGCAGTTACCTAAAGATCAAGAATCACTATTTTATTTTAGTGCCATCGGGATCCCAGGTGTTTCATCTGATGAGAATGAAAATTCAACAGCAAGACTTTCTATTGGAACACGTTTAGTGATCAAATTATTCTATCGTCCTGAAGGCCTACAACAATCAAGCGATGAGGCGATTAAAAGCCTGCGTTTTAATACACAAAATAAAAACTTGTGTATTGAAAATCCATCAGAATATTTTGTTACCTTGAGTTCAATTAATATTAATAACCAACAATATGACCAAGCCGCAGGAGTAATGATCGCCCCTAAAAGTAAATATTCATTAGCAGTACCTACCCAATTAGCTCAATCAACTAAAGTTAGTTGGACAGCGATTAATGATTATGGCGGCGACAGTGAAGCCTATTCTGCCGTTTTAGCATCTGGTAAGGATACTTTATGTCAATAA
- a CDS encoding molecular chaperone has translation MSITKKLNFLLFLLFSSINLSFANTDLMSGLLFSPERIVYLESENKGAMTTLENANKEVALVQASVITADKKTLKPSFNKDNNSASEIFLITPPLHRLDSGVRHSWRIQRISDGNLPNDRESVFFVVLKIIPEGSSKDKPGSEFIVAPTLYFKMLYRPKAIEKLSIDKEVENIRFSKNKNKLIIKNPSALSMTLTSLSIGDYKVPSELIDDSILPFGEMHIDIPQSASGQVTWQVLNEYGLITRLSIGVLDENIS, from the coding sequence ATGTCAATAACAAAAAAACTTAATTTTTTACTTTTTTTACTTTTTTCTTCTATTAATTTATCTTTTGCAAATACTGACCTAATGAGTGGTTTACTTTTTTCTCCTGAACGGATTGTTTATTTAGAGTCTGAAAATAAAGGAGCCATGACAACATTAGAGAATGCAAATAAAGAAGTGGCATTAGTGCAGGCAAGTGTAATTACTGCTGATAAGAAAACATTAAAACCTTCTTTTAATAAAGATAATAATAGTGCTTCAGAGATATTTTTGATTACCCCCCCACTACATCGTTTGGATAGTGGTGTTCGCCATAGTTGGCGAATTCAACGAATATCTGATGGCAATTTACCAAATGATAGGGAAAGTGTTTTTTTTGTTGTACTAAAAATCATTCCAGAGGGTTCAAGTAAAGATAAACCTGGCTCTGAGTTTATTGTGGCCCCTACACTTTATTTTAAAATGCTTTACCGACCTAAAGCCATTGAAAAGCTCTCGATAGATAAAGAGGTTGAGAACATTCGATTTTCAAAAAATAAAAATAAATTAATTATTAAAAATCCATCGGCTCTTTCAATGACTTTAACATCATTAAGTATCGGTGATTATAAAGTGCCTAGCGAATTAATAGATGACAGTATTTTGCCTTTTGGTGAAATGCATATTGATATACCTCAATCCGCATCAGGGCAAGTTACATGGCAAGTTCTAAATGAATACGGATTAATTACAAGACTGAGCATTGGCGTTTTAGATGAGAATATATCATGA
- a CDS encoding fimbrial protein, whose product MFRLILSFVFIAWCNQALAASNSIRVEFEATFYKKTCDIDVSEAVINYNKVSPSDIINSDAGLTDKLNRDITLKLVNCTNVGNLSKSKIYVSGRTETINGKRLFIESGTSQGVGVKLLANNIAKTDGDIIFDLNAGTTVNDTFTVTTALSCGDCKKTEEIKKGTLRAALLFTVLTH is encoded by the coding sequence ATGTTTCGACTAATTCTATCTTTTGTCTTTATTGCATGGTGCAATCAGGCATTGGCAGCATCAAATAGCATTCGAGTTGAATTTGAAGCTACTTTCTACAAAAAAACATGCGATATTGATGTTTCTGAAGCTGTTATTAATTATAACAAAGTCTCCCCTTCAGACATCATAAACAGTGATGCAGGTCTTACAGACAAATTAAATCGTGATATCACATTAAAACTGGTCAACTGCACAAATGTTGGCAATTTAAGTAAAAGTAAGATTTATGTTTCAGGAAGAACCGAAACGATAAATGGTAAACGTTTATTTATAGAAAGCGGAACATCCCAAGGTGTCGGCGTTAAGTTACTTGCCAATAATATTGCAAAAACAGATGGTGATATTATATTTGATCTTAATGCAGGTACGACTGTAAATGACACATTTACAGTCACGACCGCATTATCCTGTGGTGATTGCAAAAAAACAGAAGAGATCAAAAAAGGCACTCTTAGAGCAGCATTATTATTTACAGTATTAACACATTAA